A genomic window from Pseudogulbenkiania sp. MAI-1 includes:
- a CDS encoding TRAP transporter substrate-binding protein, which produces MNRRTFQIAGLVLAASLAFPALAEPMKLTLGHGAAPSNPRNEAAVKFAEIVKAKTGGRIEIQVAHSAQLGDDAAMVTALRSGTLDMSANSQGAMAAVVPEYNALGLPFLFSDIKQAWQLLDGPVGKELAKRTAAKGMVVLGYWDNGIRHVSNSKRPIKAPADLKGLKIRTPPDAMTVDIMQALGADAQQIKFSELYVALQQGVVDGQENPLANIHASKLYEVQKYLSLTGHKYESTPFLISKRTWDRLSAADQKLFLAAAAEATQLQRKLSKEADDKLVGELKAKGVQVETVNRKPFVDATRSVYSKWSEGNSGGFVKQVIQAAR; this is translated from the coding sequence ATGAACCGCAGAACTTTCCAGATCGCTGGCCTGGTGCTGGCTGCCTCGCTGGCTTTCCCTGCCTTGGCCGAGCCGATGAAGCTCACGCTGGGCCATGGCGCCGCGCCGAGCAACCCGCGCAACGAGGCGGCCGTGAAGTTCGCCGAGATCGTCAAGGCCAAGACGGGCGGGCGCATCGAGATCCAGGTGGCGCACTCCGCGCAGTTGGGCGACGACGCCGCCATGGTGACGGCGCTGCGTTCCGGCACACTCGACATGTCGGCCAACAGCCAGGGCGCCATGGCCGCCGTGGTGCCCGAGTACAACGCGCTGGGGCTGCCTTTCCTGTTTTCCGACATCAAACAGGCCTGGCAGCTGCTCGACGGCCCGGTGGGCAAGGAACTGGCCAAGCGCACCGCCGCCAAGGGCATGGTGGTGCTCGGCTACTGGGACAACGGCATCCGCCACGTCAGCAACAGCAAGCGCCCGATCAAGGCTCCCGCCGATCTCAAGGGCCTGAAGATCCGCACCCCGCCCGACGCCATGACGGTGGACATCATGCAGGCGCTGGGGGCGGACGCGCAGCAGATCAAGTTCTCCGAACTGTACGTGGCCTTGCAGCAGGGGGTGGTGGACGGCCAGGAGAATCCGCTCGCCAACATCCATGCTTCCAAGCTCTACGAGGTGCAGAAGTACCTGTCGCTGACGGGGCACAAGTACGAGTCGACGCCGTTCCTGATCAGCAAGCGCACCTGGGATCGTCTCTCCGCCGCGGATCAGAAGCTGTTCCTGGCGGCGGCGGCCGAGGCCACCCAGCTGCAGCGCAAGCTGTCGAAGGAGGCCGACGACAAGCTGGTCGGCGAGCTCAAGGCCAAGGGCGTACAGGTCGAGACGGTGAACCGCAAGCCCTTCGTCGATGCCACGCGTTCGGTCTACAGCAAGTGGTCGGAAGGCAACAGCGGCGGTTTCGTCAAGCAGGTGATCCAGGCCGCACGCTGA
- a CDS encoding SDR family NAD(P)-dependent oxidoreductase, which yields MSQSLLLDGKVAVITGGAGLNGLGFATARMLAAQGARIAILDLAQANPAGAAAELGPQHIGLVADVTDKASCEAAAAEVLQRLGRIDVLVNNAGITQPRKTLDITAADYDAVLDVSLRGTLYMSQAVIPAMQQQKSGSIVCISSVSAQRGGGILGGPHYSAAKAGVLGLARAMAREYGADNIRVNCVTPGLIATDINKGKIPEDRRAAILEGIPLARIGEPADVAGCIVFLASDLSKYCTGVTLDVNGGMLIH from the coding sequence ATGTCGCAATCCCTCCTGCTCGACGGCAAGGTGGCCGTCATCACCGGCGGCGCCGGCCTCAACGGCCTGGGCTTCGCCACCGCTCGCATGCTGGCCGCGCAGGGCGCGCGCATCGCCATTCTCGACCTGGCCCAGGCCAACCCGGCCGGCGCCGCCGCCGAACTCGGCCCGCAGCACATCGGTCTGGTCGCGGACGTGACCGACAAGGCTTCCTGCGAGGCCGCCGCCGCCGAGGTGCTGCAACGCCTGGGCCGCATCGACGTGTTGGTGAACAACGCTGGTATCACCCAGCCGCGCAAGACGCTCGACATCACGGCGGCCGACTACGACGCGGTGCTCGACGTGAGCCTGCGCGGCACACTATATATGTCGCAGGCGGTGATCCCGGCGATGCAGCAGCAGAAAAGCGGTTCGATCGTGTGCATTTCCTCGGTGTCGGCACAGCGCGGCGGCGGCATCCTCGGCGGGCCGCACTATTCGGCGGCCAAGGCCGGGGTGCTGGGCCTGGCGCGGGCGATGGCGCGCGAGTACGGCGCCGACAATATCCGCGTCAACTGCGTGACGCCGGGGCTGATCGCCACCGATATCAACAAGGGCAAGATTCCGGAAGACCGCCGCGCCGCGATCCTGGAGGGGATTCCGCTCGCCCGTATCGGCGAGCCCGCCGACGTGGCCGGCTGCATCGTGTTCCTGGCCAGCGATCTCTCCAAGTACTGCACCGGGGTGACGCTGGACGTCAACGGGGGGATGCTCATCCACTGA
- a CDS encoding transketolase family protein: MSSIAQKPRLKTSAMIASIAAEGQRTKSAPFGHALVELARTRQDVIGMTADLGKYTDLHIFAKAYPERYYQMGMAEQLLMGAAAGFAHEGAVPFATTYAVFASRRAYDFIHQTIAEDNLNVKIVCALPGLTTGYGPSHQATEDLALFRAMPNMTVLDPCDAHEIEQMTPAIAAHKGPVYMRLLRGNVPLVLDEYDYKFELGKAKLLRDGKDVLVISSGIMTMRALEVAKALEADRVDVGVLHVPTIKPLDTATILREAGKSGRLVVVAENHTTIGGLGEAVATALLCAGVTPPFRQIALPDAFLDAGALPTLHDRYGISTNAMAATIKGWLG; encoded by the coding sequence ATGAGCAGCATCGCCCAGAAGCCGCGCCTGAAGACCTCGGCGATGATCGCGTCGATCGCCGCCGAAGGCCAGCGCACGAAATCCGCCCCCTTCGGCCACGCGCTGGTCGAGCTGGCCCGCACGCGCCAGGACGTGATCGGCATGACCGCCGACCTCGGCAAGTACACCGACTTGCATATCTTCGCCAAGGCCTACCCCGAGCGTTACTACCAGATGGGCATGGCCGAACAACTGTTGATGGGTGCCGCCGCCGGTTTCGCGCACGAAGGCGCGGTGCCCTTCGCCACGACCTACGCGGTGTTCGCCTCGCGCCGGGCCTACGACTTCATCCACCAGACGATCGCCGAGGACAACCTCAACGTGAAGATCGTCTGCGCGCTGCCGGGCCTGACCACCGGCTACGGTCCGAGCCACCAGGCGACCGAGGATCTGGCGCTGTTCCGCGCCATGCCCAACATGACGGTGCTCGATCCTTGCGACGCGCACGAGATCGAGCAGATGACGCCGGCGATCGCCGCGCACAAAGGCCCGGTCTACATGCGTCTGCTGCGCGGCAACGTGCCGCTGGTGCTCGACGAGTACGACTATAAGTTCGAGCTCGGCAAGGCCAAGCTGTTGCGCGACGGCAAGGACGTGCTGGTGATCTCGTCCGGCATCATGACGATGCGCGCGCTCGAAGTCGCCAAGGCCCTGGAGGCCGACCGCGTCGACGTCGGCGTGCTGCACGTGCCGACGATCAAGCCACTCGATACCGCGACGATCCTGCGCGAAGCCGGGAAATCCGGCCGCCTGGTGGTGGTGGCGGAGAACCACACGACGATCGGCGGGCTGGGCGAAGCGGTGGCGACCGCGCTGCTTTGCGCCGGCGTGACGCCTCCCTTCCGCCAGATCGCGCTGCCCGATGCCTTCCTCGATGCCGGCGCGCTGCCCACGCTGCATGACCGCTACGGCATCTCGACCAACGCCATGGCGGCGACGATTAAGGGCTGGCTCGGCTGA
- a CDS encoding transketolase, producing the protein MDTSVTATHAQLAEHAYRIRRNALLMGEVQGQGYIGQALDIADVLAVAYFRAMNYRPDDPEWEGRDRFLLSNGHYAIALYAALIEAGIVPEEELETYGSDDSRLPMSGMASYTPGMEMSGGSLGQGLTIAVGHGLGLKRKGSEAFVYTLFSDGELDEGAVWEALMSAAHWKLDNLIAIVDVNNQQADGPSSQVMAFEPLVEKMEAFGWFTQRIDGNDLDAVIAAFDAARSHPEPKPRMIIADTRMGCGVPFLEAREKNHFIRVDAHEWQLALAALEAGRQA; encoded by the coding sequence GTGGACACTAGCGTTACCGCGACCCATGCCCAGCTCGCCGAGCATGCCTACCGCATCCGCCGCAATGCGCTGCTGATGGGCGAGGTGCAGGGCCAGGGTTACATCGGCCAGGCGCTTGATATCGCCGACGTGCTGGCCGTCGCCTACTTCCGTGCGATGAATTACCGGCCAGACGATCCGGAGTGGGAAGGGCGCGACCGCTTCCTGCTGTCGAACGGCCATTACGCCATCGCGCTGTACGCGGCGTTGATCGAGGCCGGCATCGTGCCGGAGGAAGAACTGGAAACCTACGGCAGCGACGACAGCCGTCTGCCGATGTCGGGCATGGCGAGCTACACGCCGGGTATGGAGATGTCGGGCGGCTCGCTGGGCCAGGGCCTGACCATCGCCGTCGGCCACGGCCTGGGGCTGAAGCGTAAGGGCTCGGAGGCTTTCGTCTACACGCTGTTCTCGGATGGCGAGCTGGACGAGGGCGCGGTGTGGGAGGCGCTGATGTCGGCCGCGCACTGGAAGCTCGACAACCTGATCGCCATCGTCGACGTGAACAACCAGCAGGCGGACGGCCCGTCGTCGCAGGTGATGGCGTTCGAGCCGCTGGTGGAGAAGATGGAGGCCTTCGGCTGGTTCACCCAGCGCATCGACGGCAACGATCTCGATGCCGTGATCGCCGCCTTCGACGCCGCGCGCAGCCACCCCGAGCCCAAGCCGCGCATGATCATCGCCGACACGCGCATGGGCTGCGGCGTGCCGTTCCTCGAAGCCCGCGAAAAGAACCACTTCATCCGCGTCGATGCGCACGAATGGCAGCTCGCCCTCGCCGCGCTGGAAGCAGGGAGACAAGCATGA
- the gcvA gene encoding transcriptional regulator GcvA: MQNRVSLKAVQAFEAAARLSSFALAAEELFVTPSAISHQIKLLEEQFGVQLFHRVHRAVVLTDSGRRYAEEVSAAFARIDMATRELGRTAKSDILTVHSTPSFATQWLMPRLARFSALNPDIDVRLNASTEAIDLVSQTVDIDIRYGMKRLQPAGTMVLPFPPETIVPLCAPSLAEGPHPIRTPDDLRHHTLIHSEVCLVGWRDWMRQHRKVKLDISRGPRFDRSFMAISAAVDGMGVCLESLLLVQRELETGRLVAPFGLEGPKVQGYTLNLLKSRAELPKIRSFQDWLFAELAA, encoded by the coding sequence ATGCAAAATCGGGTTTCCCTCAAGGCCGTACAAGCGTTCGAGGCCGCCGCCAGGCTGTCGTCTTTCGCACTTGCAGCAGAAGAACTGTTCGTGACGCCCTCCGCGATAAGCCACCAAATCAAGCTTTTGGAAGAGCAATTCGGCGTCCAACTCTTCCATCGCGTGCACCGCGCCGTGGTGCTGACCGACTCCGGCCGCCGCTACGCCGAAGAGGTCTCGGCCGCCTTCGCCCGCATCGACATGGCGACACGCGAACTGGGGCGCACCGCCAAGAGCGACATCCTCACCGTGCATTCGACGCCGAGCTTCGCCACGCAATGGCTGATGCCGCGGCTCGCGCGTTTCAGCGCGCTGAACCCGGATATCGACGTGCGCCTCAACGCCTCGACGGAAGCCATCGACCTCGTCTCCCAGACCGTCGACATCGACATCCGCTACGGCATGAAGCGCCTGCAGCCCGCCGGCACGATGGTGCTGCCCTTCCCGCCCGAGACCATCGTGCCGCTGTGCGCACCCTCACTCGCCGAAGGGCCGCACCCGATCCGTACCCCCGACGACCTGCGCCACCACACGCTGATCCACAGCGAAGTCTGCCTCGTCGGCTGGCGCGACTGGATGCGCCAGCACCGCAAGGTCAAGCTCGACATCTCGCGCGGCCCGCGCTTCGACCGCTCCTTCATGGCGATCAGCGCCGCCGTCGACGGCATGGGGGTCTGCCTGGAAAGCCTGCTGCTGGTGCAGCGCGAACTGGAAACCGGGCGCCTCGTGGCACCGTTCGGGCTGGAAGGCCCCAAGGTCCAGGGCTACACCCTCAACCTGTTGAAATCGCGCGCGGAACTGCCGAAGATTCGCAGCTTCCAGGACTGGCTGTTTGCCGAACTCGCCGCATGA
- a CDS encoding FKBP-type peptidyl-prolyl cis-trans isomerase has protein sequence MSSELQVVDIELGDGKEVVKGALITTQYRGFLEDGTQFDSSYDRGKPFQCVIGTGRVIKGWDQGLMGMKVGGKRKLFVPAHLAYGERQIGAHIKPNSNLIFEIELLEVLTRDE, from the coding sequence ATGAGCAGCGAACTGCAGGTTGTAGACATCGAACTGGGCGACGGCAAGGAAGTGGTCAAGGGCGCCTTGATCACCACCCAGTACCGCGGTTTTCTGGAGGACGGCACCCAGTTCGATTCCTCCTATGATCGCGGCAAGCCGTTCCAGTGCGTCATCGGCACCGGCCGCGTGATCAAGGGCTGGGACCAGGGGCTGATGGGCATGAAAGTCGGCGGCAAGCGCAAGCTCTTCGTGCCGGCCCACCTCGCCTACGGCGAGCGCCAGATCGGCGCCCACATCAAGCCCAACTCGAACCTGATCTTCGAGATCGAACTGCTGGAAGTGCTGACGCGGGATGAGTGA
- a CDS encoding ethylbenzene dehydrogenase-related protein encodes MTAPMPQQAINKALRKADFPTMIWHTLLLFFIGLALTTGLRLAADGAKGGWRKALEPIMLQGDVVRWHVWASIALTGLVAGYIAFLVRARLQARWKVSKVLLKAPAKAARWQAINRAVYWLGLATFVVAALSGAWLYFLPFLGLLELVGYVHEIASWALVAYMLIHVLAQFVLGGIRQLLKIFIPRVDLMQAGAAMTVAGMAGALGFVALDWSATRELTAARDSVAPVVDGKGDDAIWAKAAKQTVHTAHGWNVAGGEVPVEVQAAVVGDRVYFKTSWPDTTRSYMRLPLLKTAQGWQRMVGDTPGQTYDDADTTDYYEDKFAIAISPRNNPFAGSWHFGPAPLAGTVKALNSRGYHYTEDGSVVDLWHWKGSRSGATRQAEDSWFGTPVKWDPEKHAVRYSAGYASDKKDKGSGYQDNFKKGKHGWPVNHPSHIVTPLYLPKDLKALQARLGPNRSAFQMHGSEWDMGPDEIVPYSKELDDQIPVGTWIPALYWEKPISGPAGDVAAMGHWENGRWTLEFSRQMAAPDAQDVTIQDGVYLWFAAFDHNQTRHSWHPIPLKLRLPQ; translated from the coding sequence ATGACGGCACCCATGCCGCAGCAGGCCATTAACAAGGCCTTACGTAAGGCAGATTTTCCAACCATGATCTGGCATACCCTGCTGTTGTTCTTCATTGGGCTCGCGCTGACCACCGGCCTGCGCCTAGCCGCCGACGGCGCCAAGGGCGGCTGGCGCAAGGCGCTGGAGCCCATCATGCTGCAGGGCGACGTGGTGCGCTGGCACGTGTGGGCGTCGATCGCGCTCACCGGCCTGGTGGCCGGCTACATCGCCTTCCTGGTCAGGGCCAGGCTGCAGGCGCGCTGGAAGGTATCCAAGGTATTGCTCAAGGCGCCGGCCAAGGCGGCGCGCTGGCAGGCGATCAACCGCGCGGTGTACTGGCTGGGCCTGGCCACCTTCGTGGTCGCCGCGCTCTCCGGCGCCTGGCTGTACTTCCTGCCCTTCCTCGGCCTGCTGGAGCTGGTCGGCTACGTGCACGAGATCGCCAGCTGGGCGCTGGTCGCTTACATGCTGATCCACGTGCTCGCCCAGTTCGTGCTGGGCGGCATCCGTCAGCTGCTGAAGATCTTCATCCCGCGCGTCGACCTGATGCAGGCTGGCGCCGCGATGACGGTCGCCGGCATGGCCGGCGCGCTGGGCTTCGTGGCGCTGGACTGGAGCGCGACGCGCGAGCTGACCGCGGCCAGGGACAGCGTGGCGCCGGTGGTCGACGGCAAGGGCGACGACGCGATCTGGGCCAAGGCCGCCAAGCAGACCGTACACACCGCGCACGGCTGGAACGTGGCCGGCGGCGAGGTGCCGGTCGAGGTGCAGGCCGCAGTGGTCGGCGACCGCGTCTACTTCAAGACCTCCTGGCCCGACACCACGCGCTCCTACATGCGGCTGCCGCTGCTGAAGACCGCGCAGGGCTGGCAGCGCATGGTCGGCGACACCCCGGGCCAGACCTACGATGACGCCGACACCACCGACTACTACGAGGACAAGTTCGCGATCGCCATCAGCCCGCGCAACAACCCGTTCGCCGGCAGCTGGCACTTCGGCCCCGCGCCGCTGGCCGGTACGGTGAAGGCGCTGAACAGCCGCGGCTACCACTACACCGAGGACGGCTCGGTGGTCGACCTGTGGCACTGGAAGGGCAGCCGTTCCGGCGCCACCCGCCAGGCCGAGGACTCCTGGTTCGGCACCCCGGTCAAGTGGGACCCGGAAAAGCACGCGGTGCGCTATTCGGCCGGCTACGCCAGCGACAAGAAGGACAAGGGCAGCGGCTACCAGGACAACTTCAAAAAGGGCAAGCACGGCTGGCCGGTCAACCACCCCAGCCACATCGTGACCCCGCTGTACCTGCCCAAGGATCTCAAGGCGCTGCAGGCGCGCCTGGGCCCCAACCGCTCGGCGTTCCAGATGCACGGCTCGGAATGGGACATGGGCCCGGACGAGATCGTCCCCTACAGCAAGGAGCTGGACGACCAGATCCCGGTCGGCACCTGGATTCCTGCGCTGTACTGGGAGAAGCCGATCAGCGGCCCGGCCGGCGACGTCGCGGCGATGGGCCACTGGGAGAACGGCCGCTGGACGCTGGAGTTCTCGCGCCAGATGGCGGCGCCGGACGCGCAGGACGTGACGATCCAGGACGGCGTCTACCTGTGGTTCGCGGCGTTCGACCACAACCAGACCCGCCATAGCTGGCACCCGATCCCGCTCAAGCTGCGCCTGCCGCAGTAA
- a CDS encoding 2Fe-2S iron-sulfur cluster binding domain-containing protein, whose product MAKIELQDWPAPLENGGETVLETMIANGVPFPYSCASGDCGACKGRLLCGEVAHDSAPEGILSAAERADGYVLACRCAPKGDIRIAALDELVALPPARRQRGWVVAQQRRRGDVIVLQIRPQQPVEFLAGQFFYLKFDNLPQRAYSVASLPGSEELEFHIRVVPDGKTSGYAARDDLLGSEAMVDGPHGHGYWRQNHDGPIVAIAGGTGLAPMLSIIGAALREDARRHIHLYYAAREEADVYWEAELQALVRQYPNLQVTCSLSRAQAPAQGPLPRRYERVTESLRQDWPDLADAKLYVAGPPRMVEAVAAVARELSLAPRDLHTDPFSDSVDHALDGALRTWVRRWLARWRRPPVALPQAATQES is encoded by the coding sequence ATGGCCAAGATAGAACTGCAAGACTGGCCGGCGCCGCTGGAGAACGGCGGCGAGACCGTGCTGGAAACCATGATCGCCAACGGCGTGCCCTTCCCCTACTCCTGCGCCAGCGGCGACTGCGGCGCCTGCAAGGGGCGGCTGTTATGCGGCGAGGTGGCGCACGACAGCGCGCCGGAGGGCATACTCTCCGCCGCCGAGCGCGCCGACGGCTACGTGCTGGCCTGCCGCTGCGCCCCCAAGGGCGACATCCGCATCGCGGCGCTGGACGAGCTGGTGGCGCTGCCGCCGGCGCGCCGCCAGCGCGGCTGGGTGGTGGCGCAGCAGCGCCGCCGGGGCGACGTGATCGTGCTGCAGATACGCCCGCAACAGCCGGTGGAATTCCTCGCCGGCCAGTTCTTCTACCTGAAGTTCGACAACCTGCCGCAGCGCGCCTACTCCGTGGCGTCGCTGCCGGGCAGCGAGGAGCTGGAATTCCACATCCGCGTGGTGCCGGACGGCAAGACCTCCGGCTACGCGGCGCGCGACGATCTGCTCGGCAGCGAGGCCATGGTGGACGGCCCGCACGGCCACGGCTACTGGCGGCAGAACCACGACGGCCCCATCGTCGCCATCGCCGGCGGCACCGGCCTGGCCCCGATGCTGTCCATTATCGGCGCGGCGCTGCGAGAGGATGCGCGCCGTCACATCCACCTGTACTACGCCGCCCGCGAGGAAGCCGACGTGTACTGGGAGGCGGAACTGCAGGCGCTGGTGCGCCAGTACCCCAACCTGCAGGTCACCTGCTCCCTGTCCCGTGCCCAGGCCCCCGCGCAAGGCCCCCTGCCGCGACGCTACGAGCGCGTGACCGAGAGCCTGCGCCAGGACTGGCCCGATCTGGCGGACGCCAAGCTCTACGTCGCCGGCCCGCCCCGCATGGTGGAGGCCGTCGCCGCCGTCGCCCGCGAACTGTCACTCGCCCCCCGGGACCTGCATACCGATCCGTTCTCGGACTCGGTCGACCATGCCTTGGATGGCGCTCTGCGGACGTGGGTTCGCCGCTGGCTGGCCCGCTGGCGCCGCCCGCCCGTCGCGCTTCCCCAAGCCGCGACGCAGGAAAGCTAG
- a CDS encoding EAL domain-containing protein, which produces MPTLIARLAWGGGILVTLLVPLIFFIVGYQSEVARLVSALQVGVYSATEPARAHPGTTWEAFHSPQEVMASLDWLPGETSIRITDENQLLLAWKNAEPPSPRLTRIAVLNLGAEHTGQLTLSRSILPLLLYTLLMCVPGLILGAITFITLRDLPMRVFRRTLQEIAIRKVTEEKLAKSLSIFSATLESTADGIFVTDIYGRMVVANQRFRDMWHLHQSTDIYANNHEILIELTNKLRDPADFLATLKDLTKHIDVNQGSTLELRDGRHFEWNSQPQFVNGQVVGRVTSFRDISDRKQAEALLAIENEVLEMVVCGQHLKAALGVLADHVEILSGEMFCTILFRKSSEGAELACVSGRSLPSNVIDGIVHHEQVVLGKVFTDITKLENAPKHGLSDEYSGVIEDIGNHPIWADYCHLMANHGVHACFAVAVRSSDGQLLGLIVAHYRNPSKQQPHDRELMWVAAHLVRIAIERRQAEDRLQVLAHYDPLTRLPNRALFHDRLNQALARLERNKGSVALMFIDLDRFKTINDTLGHDLGDQLLREVSARLLVCVREVDTVARLGGDEFTIILEQISKAEDAASAASKIIEAFAAPFRLGHQETFVTPSIGITIYPSDSDNSSHLIKYADTAMYRAKEEGGNGYRFFTTEMNTLASDRLEMESGLRHALARGEFDVYYQPKLDLADGSIIGAEALLRWKHPHRGLVSPGEFIPILEETGLIEQVGVWVLKTVCTQIRTWQTTTSLPPLVIAVNLSGRQLQRSSLATTIADILEETGVDPRYLELEVTESMLMHDPQCAVDTLMQIRNKGILHIDVDDFGTGYSSLSYLKQFPIDCLKLDKSFVDGLPLDEDDIAISQAVIALAHSLRLTVIAEGVEREDQLEFLRSNGCNIIQGYIISPPIPAHAFAQLVLDRVHNSSTMLN; this is translated from the coding sequence ATGCCGACCTTGATCGCTCGTCTGGCTTGGGGAGGTGGCATCCTGGTTACCCTGCTGGTGCCGCTGATCTTTTTCATCGTTGGCTACCAGAGCGAGGTTGCCCGTCTGGTGTCTGCGCTGCAAGTCGGGGTCTACAGTGCTACCGAACCAGCGCGCGCGCACCCCGGAACAACATGGGAAGCATTCCATTCTCCGCAAGAGGTGATGGCTTCCCTAGACTGGCTACCTGGCGAAACCAGCATCCGCATCACCGATGAAAACCAGCTGCTATTGGCCTGGAAAAATGCGGAGCCGCCCTCCCCTCGTCTGACTCGCATCGCCGTCCTGAACCTGGGCGCGGAGCATACCGGGCAACTGACGTTGAGCCGCTCCATCCTTCCGCTGCTGCTGTACACATTGTTGATGTGCGTACCGGGGCTGATACTCGGGGCCATCACCTTCATCACGCTCCGCGACTTGCCGATGCGTGTTTTTCGCCGGACCTTGCAGGAAATTGCCATCCGCAAGGTTACCGAGGAGAAACTGGCCAAATCCTTGTCCATTTTCTCCGCCACACTTGAATCCACTGCTGACGGCATTTTTGTCACCGACATCTATGGCAGGATGGTCGTTGCCAATCAACGCTTTCGCGACATGTGGCACCTGCATCAATCGACCGACATCTACGCAAACAACCACGAAATCCTGATCGAATTGACCAACAAGCTGCGCGATCCGGCGGATTTTTTGGCGACACTCAAGGACCTGACTAAACACATCGACGTCAACCAGGGCTCCACGCTTGAACTGCGGGACGGGCGTCACTTCGAGTGGAATTCACAACCACAGTTCGTGAATGGTCAGGTTGTCGGGCGGGTTACCAGCTTCCGCGACATCAGCGACCGAAAGCAGGCGGAAGCGCTGTTGGCCATTGAAAATGAAGTGCTTGAGATGGTCGTCTGCGGGCAACACCTGAAAGCGGCACTGGGCGTGCTGGCCGATCATGTGGAAATCCTGTCGGGCGAGATGTTCTGTACCATCCTATTCCGTAAATCCAGCGAAGGGGCCGAGCTGGCGTGTGTCTCGGGGCGCAGCCTGCCGAGCAATGTGATCGACGGCATTGTCCATCATGAGCAAGTGGTGCTGGGCAAGGTGTTCACCGATATTACGAAACTGGAAAACGCGCCAAAACATGGCCTGTCGGACGAATACAGTGGCGTGATCGAGGATATCGGCAACCACCCCATTTGGGCGGACTACTGCCATCTGATGGCAAACCATGGCGTGCACGCCTGCTTTGCGGTGGCCGTTCGCTCCTCTGATGGCCAACTGCTCGGACTGATCGTGGCGCATTACCGCAATCCGTCAAAACAGCAACCCCATGATCGTGAGCTGATGTGGGTCGCCGCCCACCTGGTCCGCATAGCCATTGAACGGCGGCAGGCAGAAGACCGGCTGCAGGTCCTGGCCCACTACGACCCCCTCACCCGCCTCCCGAACCGGGCCTTGTTCCATGATCGCCTCAACCAGGCGCTGGCCCGTCTGGAAAGAAACAAGGGGTCGGTGGCATTGATGTTTATCGATCTGGATCGTTTCAAAACTATCAATGACACGCTGGGCCATGATCTGGGCGACCAGTTGCTGCGCGAGGTTTCGGCACGGTTGCTGGTGTGCGTGCGCGAGGTGGATACCGTGGCGCGCCTGGGCGGCGACGAATTCACCATCATTCTGGAGCAGATTAGCAAGGCCGAAGACGCCGCCAGCGCGGCTAGCAAGATTATTGAGGCCTTCGCGGCCCCGTTCCGGCTCGGCCATCAGGAGACCTTTGTCACGCCCAGCATCGGCATCACCATTTACCCGTCGGATAGCGACAACAGCAGCCACCTCATCAAGTACGCGGATACCGCCATGTACCGGGCCAAGGAGGAGGGCGGCAATGGCTACCGCTTCTTCACCACGGAAATGAATACCCTGGCCTCCGACCGCCTGGAAATGGAAAGCGGCCTGCGCCATGCCCTGGCGCGGGGAGAGTTCGATGTTTACTATCAACCCAAGCTCGATCTGGCCGACGGCAGCATTATCGGCGCCGAGGCGCTACTGCGCTGGAAACACCCACATCGGGGACTGGTTTCCCCTGGCGAATTTATCCCCATCCTTGAAGAAACCGGCCTGATCGAACAGGTAGGGGTATGGGTGCTGAAAACCGTATGCACCCAGATCCGCACCTGGCAAACGACAACCTCGCTGCCGCCCTTGGTGATTGCCGTCAATCTATCGGGGCGACAGTTGCAGCGCAGCAGCCTGGCCACCACCATTGCCGACATTCTTGAAGAGACCGGCGTGGACCCCAGGTATCTGGAGCTGGAAGTGACCGAGAGCATGCTGATGCACGACCCGCAATGCGCGGTCGACACCCTGATGCAGATCCGCAATAAAGGCATCCTGCACATCGATGTCGACGATTTCGGCACCGGCTACTCGTCCCTCAGCTACCTCAAGCAATTCCCCATCGATTGCCTGAAACTCGACAAGTCGTTCGTGGACGGCTTGCCGCTGGACGAAGACGACATCGCCATTTCCCAGGCCGTCATCGCGCTGGCCCACAGCCTCAGACTGACCGTCATTGCCGAAGGGGTAGAAAGAGAAGACCAGCTGGAATTCCTGCGCAGTAATGGCTGCAATATCATCCAGGGCTACATTATCAGCCCCCCTATTCCAGCCCATGCTTTTGCCCAGCTGGTGCTGGACCGAGTGCACAACAGCTCGACCATGCTGAACTGA